A segment of the Carya illinoinensis cultivar Pawnee chromosome 1, C.illinoinensisPawnee_v1, whole genome shotgun sequence genome:
CTGGACCTTGTCCGTGGCCTGGCACGCTCATCGCTATCATCTTCTCTCTTGTCAGACTCAGTGGGCAATGAAAAGCTCCTATCTCAGCTTATACACGATGCACGCATTGAAGAAGCAGTACTCGATGAGGAAATGGCTGAGATTCAAGCTACTTGCATTCTACACATTTCATTCACTCCAATGAGCAACCGGTCAATTGGTTCTGCCTTAGAATGCATTCTGTCTGAGTTCAAGAAAATCGAACGAGTCATCACTAAGGCCCAAAACCTCAGGTCCACTTTCCCAGCTATCTGATTATATTACTAGCAATTATGCCACTCAATTGTCAGGTCTGTGAAATATACATGAAAGACACCATGATGCATCTTTTTTCGTTTTACCCATGTATCCCTACACTGCTGatttatatgtaacattatATGGCAGGTTTAAGGCATTGGAGTTGGTGGTAAAGAAGGTGTTGAGCAAAACTGATGCAGCCGAATTCCTAGTAGCTTTTGAGGGAATTCAAGATGCCATCCACCAGCTAGCAGCAAACCAAAGGCTCCGAAAGGGCCTGGTCACGGTGTCTGTCAAGGCATTGGGGTGTAGTTGAGAAGCAAAAAAATGATGGTAGTCCCCCATTCAGGAAAATCCTGTTTTCCATTTTGCTGGAACAGAAGTTGTAAAAGATCTTGAATGACAATGTTTGTGTTTGTACACCTCCATGGGGAGATTTTGGAAATGCTAATAAGGTTTTTCGACTTaaaatcgacgatgacccaaATGCTGATTTTGATCGGTGCATCAGCCATTACCAAAGTACTTGGGGAGTTGATGGACCGAAGCTTTATACATCTTTCCAAACCGCCCTCCGAAAAAGCCCCCTATTGCGTCAGACAAACACGTGCCACGGCTTGAAAAAAACTCAGACCGGTTACATTTTTGGTAATTAATTAAAGTCTTTTTACAAAATCAGACGTAATCTGTCAAAAAATATTCGGGGATAACGTTAGATTCACGTAATTTACCTACAAAACTGCAGCGTTCTATCTTCTATTTCCGGAAAtcacttcattttctttttgtttaatcattttggattttcttttgagggcagaatttttttgaaaagcagACGTTGcacttttaaaagtttttagcTGAATGCTTGCTTTGTCTTCCTTCTTCACAGCTATATAAATCGTACGTCCTTCTGTTCCCCTCTCTGCCCTTCCATAATTCCAAAGTCGAGCCCCGAGGCAAACCAAATCCAGAAGCAACCCTAATCCGAATATCTCTAATTGGGAATTCCaggtttattatttttatttttaatttttattttgttatctcTGATTCTCTATTGGGATCTGGATTGGAGCCACGGAGGTATAGGTTTTGGAATAAGCTTTGTTAGTTGTCTTTTGTTGTCGTTGTTGAAGaaaaggaaggagaagaaagacGATGTCTGCTGCCGTGTGTGGGAGCAAGAGATCTTTCTTTGAAGAGCTCCCGCCGTCGCCTCCGGTCTCCAAGAGGCTCCGCtgctcctcttcttcttctccgaTTCGATTTTCTGCGCCGTCGCTTCTTGATCAGCTCCGCTCCGTCTTTCCTCATATGGAACCCCACGTACCCATCTCCCTCTCTCCACTtaattttttagttaatttttgtgtaatttattgGGGGAATTTGTTTTCGAGGAATGTTTATGATGATTTAATTTACTGGAGAAGTTCTATCTTGAAAGTTTAGATTTTATTTGTCGCGCTTTAATATTAGCCTTTCCTTTTCTTATTAACCAAACAGAAATAGAGACTTCGTTTTGTTGATTGCAACATGACCATTCAATTTTGTCTAGGGCCTTTTCAGAAGGCTAAGATAATTTCTGATAGATCAAATTTGAATCTAGTGTCATTTTATGTGGAATTTCTccaattaaattaatttgaaagaCAAATTTTTGTAACGTCCTTATGACTTggactaataattttttataatcgtAGTGCCAGGTATaggttctttttcttctctctctctttgagaAATTGAATGTAGTTGACTTTTTTGCCAATCAAAGTTGTTTAAACATTAATCTGAAATTGCAAGAcgagttttagatttttttggcCTAGAAGTCTGAGAgggatttttcataaatatgttTAATTTGAGTAGTCTCTGACTCGGCCACGTCATCAAGGCCTTTCTGTATAACGCTAGAGATCATTTTTTGCCTTGGAATGCACGAgttatagaataatgttgtcaGCACGATGGATTTTTCCTTTCAGATTCTTGAGAGAGCATTGCAAGAATGTGATAATGATATGGATGCTGCCATCAAGAGCCTGCATGAGCTTTGCCTAGGATCTGCAGAGGGGAATTCAGGTTGTGCTGAAGAATCAGATGTACATGTGGATAAGGGTATGTAATGTGCTGCCATCTGTGCAGGTTTTCATTGAACTTAACACCTTCAAGCTGGTTGTGAACTTTTGCATCTAGTCTTGTCAGCAGCCGTTGtcatttttttgcttttggCATGGTTTTGAACATAGGGTTTGAATCGACGACATTAATATGCAAGTCTTTAAGAACATGATTACTTCGAAAATTGCTTGCCATGCCCAAATATAATTGGTGTGCTATGTGGATGTCCTATTGGTCACTTCTTAGGATCTTTTCTGAGGATTTTATTACTGTCATTTGAACTATTATTTAGCTGTGAACTTTAAATTGTTGTTTCAGCATGAATATGTTCATTGAATTGTTTCTAATTCCGTGTTCTTATTTTGGATGGTGTTTTTTATGATTTGCTTTCTTCAAGTTGCATTCTTCATAGCAATCAGTGTCTTTTATGGGGAAGAATGTCACAGATGTTTACAAACTTGAcagatgatggaaataatgTTGCTCCTGATAACCTATCAACCCCAAACTACCTTCCTGTGGACGGTGCAGAATGGGTTGACTTGCTTGTGAGGGAAATAATGTGTGCTACTAGTATGGATGATGCCAAAGCTCGTGCTGCAAGATTGCTAGAGATTTTAGAGAAGTCCATCAGTTCACGTGCTGGTGAAGCAACACAAGTTCTTCACAAGGTACATATCTATAATCTTGTTCCGGTTTAATTTTTGTATGAGACTAGAGGTTGATGGTGGTGTTGAGAAGCTACCATTTTCTAGAATTGTCTGCTGATGGATACCCTGTAAGCATTGCATGAACATATGATCCTAACTTAGCGTTTGGTGAAGATTGGAATTTATCCTTTTTATGACCTTTCAACTACTCCCGTTGACAACAAATACCATATGCCACAAGTTTTGCAATGACTGTCAAACTACTAAATTTGTCACTTTCCTCCAAActacctctctcttttttggaATTTGCCTTTTAAGATTGAACTGTCAAGATTGTGCCATCTTGATAAATTGGTAAAACGTTACAGGATGGTAGTTTCGTAGGGGTAAAGTGTGacttcccaaaaaataaaaataaaaggaaaggaaattggTGGGATAAAAAGGgattatttctctttaaatttgaTGGCTTGATATAACCATTATCTGCAATTGTGATAGTTCAGTAAGAGTCCCCACACTTCCAAGGAGGAATTACATTCCTTGTGtcttccttttctatttttgttgctCAAAACCAAAATTGTACAT
Coding sequences within it:
- the LOC122284075 gene encoding uncharacterized protein LOC122284075 isoform X2, coding for MAKPNELIGLSGEDLSWEKHSLWRQELKNRAARLEKQLKTRWELEELIEEQLNRFRAHYNRAMVPTRLKDVAQLLMPNWTPPQELASLTWLGDWRPSAMLDLVRGLARSSLSSSLLSDSVGNEKLLSQLIHDARIEEAVLDEEMAEIQATCILHISFTPMSNRSIGSALECILSEFKKIERVITKAQNLRFKALELVVKKVLSKTDAAEFLVAFEGIQDAIHQLAANQRLRKGLVTVSVKALGCS
- the LOC122284075 gene encoding uncharacterized protein LOC122284075 isoform X1 produces the protein MKGGSSQLLLNICEESDSEEREQDEWMARRVTEEYGDEVDDMTEKFQCLVLHKHGKAKRGEDLSWEKHSLWRQELKNRAARLEKQLKTRWELEELIEEQLNRFRAHYNRAMVPTRLKDVAQLLMPNWTPPQELASLTWLGDWRPSAMLDLVRGLARSSLSSSLLSDSVGNEKLLSQLIHDARIEEAVLDEEMAEIQATCILHISFTPMSNRSIGSALECILSEFKKIERVITKAQNLRFKALELVVKKVLSKTDAAEFLVAFEGIQDAIHQLAANQRLRKGLVTVSVKALGCS
- the LOC122284111 gene encoding uncharacterized protein LOC122284111, with product MSAAVCGSKRSFFEELPPSPPVSKRLRCSSSSSPIRFSAPSLLDQLRSVFPHMEPHILERALQECDNDMDAAIKSLHELCLGSAEGNSGCAEESDVHVDKDDGNNVAPDNLSTPNYLPVDGAEWVDLLVREIMCATSMDDAKARAARLLEILEKSISSRAGEATQVLHKENVMLKEQIEGLMRENTILKRAVAIQHERQKEYDDKDQELRHLKQLVSQYQEQLRTLEMNNYALSMHLKHANQSSSIPGRFHPDVF